In Rhodothermales bacterium, the following proteins share a genomic window:
- a CDS encoding histidine--tRNA ligase, giving the protein MSRTFRNIKGTFDVLPDASDSDGTHVPATAMWRYVEDVIHDAMAKYGAREIRTPMLEPTELVARGVGELTDIVSKEMFAFQRGDKNYVLRPEITAPVMRAYLQHHLDQSGGVQRLYYIGPCFRAERPQKGRYRQFHQFGLEVIGSDSPVADAETVAAMIDVYAALGVTDTQLRINTLGDESSRPRYADALREYFEPHQEALSETSRERLRSNPLRILDTKVPAERQLLHDAPTLIDFVDEESTEHFAAVQSLLTDIGLKFEVDHFLVRGLDYYTRTAFELESPALGAQSALAGGGRYDLLAREIGSPNPVPAVGFAAGLERLFLAMDSAGVESAGAGGPDVFIVAIGDDAVNRTFQLARSIRQSGSDVTFDLLGRSMKAQMREANRTGARFAAILGKDELDRGVVSIKDLATGDQNDVELSDVASYFTHLPNRT; this is encoded by the coding sequence GCATCGGACTCCGATGGTACGCATGTCCCCGCAACCGCCATGTGGCGGTACGTGGAGGACGTGATCCACGACGCCATGGCTAAGTATGGGGCACGTGAGATTCGGACGCCCATGCTTGAGCCGACTGAGCTGGTTGCTCGCGGTGTCGGTGAGTTGACCGATATCGTCTCGAAGGAAATGTTTGCCTTCCAGCGCGGCGACAAGAATTATGTGCTCCGCCCGGAAATCACGGCACCGGTAATGCGCGCCTATCTGCAGCATCATCTGGATCAGTCCGGCGGAGTGCAGAGACTCTACTACATCGGCCCCTGCTTTAGAGCCGAACGTCCGCAGAAAGGTCGATACCGACAATTCCATCAGTTCGGATTGGAGGTCATTGGATCGGATAGCCCCGTCGCCGATGCGGAAACCGTTGCAGCGATGATCGACGTCTACGCTGCGCTGGGTGTCACCGACACGCAGCTCCGGATCAACACGCTCGGCGACGAATCGAGCAGACCCCGTTATGCCGACGCCCTTCGCGAGTACTTTGAGCCACATCAGGAGGCGCTGTCGGAAACCAGTCGGGAACGACTTCGAAGCAATCCGCTTCGGATTCTTGACACGAAAGTCCCGGCCGAGCGCCAACTTCTCCATGATGCCCCCACGCTGATCGACTTCGTCGATGAGGAGAGCACGGAGCACTTCGCCGCGGTTCAATCCTTGTTGACAGATATCGGTCTCAAGTTTGAAGTAGATCACTTCCTGGTACGTGGACTGGACTACTACACGCGAACCGCGTTCGAACTCGAGAGCCCGGCACTTGGGGCCCAGAGTGCGCTGGCCGGCGGGGGACGCTACGACCTTCTGGCCCGTGAAATCGGTAGTCCAAACCCGGTGCCGGCAGTGGGATTTGCCGCTGGGTTGGAGCGATTGTTCCTGGCTATGGACAGCGCTGGCGTTGAGTCTGCCGGGGCAGGAGGGCCCGACGTCTTCATTGTGGCGATCGGTGACGACGCCGTGAACAGGACGTTTCAACTTGCGCGATCGATCAGGCAGTCCGGCTCAGATGTGACGTTCGACCTGCTCGGCCGCTCAATGAAGGCACAGATGAGGGAAGCCAATCGCACCGGCGCCCGATTCGCGGCGATCCTCGGAAAGGACGAACTGGATCGAGGCGTCGTTTCAATCAAGGATCTGGCGACCGGCGATCAAAACGACGTCGAGTTGTCAGACGTAGCATCGTATTTCACACACCTTCCGAACAGGACGTAG